From the Panthera leo isolate Ple1 chromosome C1, P.leo_Ple1_pat1.1, whole genome shotgun sequence genome, one window contains:
- the TTLL10 gene encoding inactive polyglycylase TTLL10 isoform X4, whose amino-acid sequence MSPLCRGPTPPAPQRSPGPAFHPVPGCRFLPVFLPDQTHGPCRESLAWNKQDAEMTLPPQGTRPHGHRRDRSQPQAEAQVQDPGRHPSLRLGPRTAQRTHVSRKRGKWSRIAGVRRSHTRVPGWAHKRPMGSSQEEQPLHRPSQSGQDADLLDAADTARPQASLLERHLPEGERQLHGSGQGPYFYIGGTNGASIISSYCKGKGWQRIEDSRREDYKLKWCEVKCRDSYYSFREGEQLLYQLPNNKLLTTKIGLLSALREYSRVVSRTHKTSPCAQAKSRKDTTSALEELTWTSPGCFGPQRVLKMEEFFPETYRLDIRDEREAFFTLFDENQTWICKPTASNQGKGIFLLRNQEEVAALQVKTQSIEDDPIYRKMPFRAPQARVVQRYIQNPLLLDGKKFDVRSYLLIACATPYMVFFGHGYARLTLSLYDPHSSDLSGHLTNQFMQKKSPLYMLLKEDTVWSMDHLNRYINDKFRKTKGLPRDWVFTTFTKRMQQIMAHCFQAVKSKLQCKLGYFDLIGCDFLIDENFKVWLLEMNSNPALHTNCEVLKEVIPGVVTETLDLALETFQKSLRGQKMLPLLSQRHFVLLHDGEADLWPRPGGSRGALRPPPPLRAAPRPGARTPAPPRGPGGAHARPRPPGRGPEGSTQSREPGAERPREGAGGPAREPSPGLAEEERKNAGHRGS is encoded by the exons ATGAGCCCCCTCTGCAGAGGGCCCACCCCCCCAGCACCACAGC GTTCGCCAGGGCCTGCCTTCCATCCTGTACCGGGGTGCCGCTTCCTGCCAGTCTTTTTACCTGACCAg ACACATGGTCCCTGCAGGGAAAGCCTCGCCTGGAACAAACAGGATGCCGAGATGACCCTGCCTCCACAGGGCACCAGGCCCCACGGTCACCGCAGAGACAGGAGCCAGCCACAAGCAGAGGCCCAAGTCCAGGACCCCGGGAGGCACCCCTCCCTGAGGCTAGGACCGAGGACTGCCCAAAG GACCCACGTCAGCAGGAAGAGGGGCAAGTGGTCCAGGATTGCAGGGGTCCGGCGGAGCCACACCCGGGTGCCAG GCTGGGCCCACAAAAGACCGATGGGGAGCAGCCAAGAGGAGCAGCCCCTGCACCGGCCAAGCCAGTCGGGCCAAGATGCAG ACCTCCTGGACGCTGCTGACACCGCCAGGCCTCAGGCCTCTCTCCTGGAGAGGCACCTgccagagggggagaggcagctgCACGGCAGTGGGCAAGGGCCCTACTTCTACATCGGAGGCACCAACGGGGCCTCCAT AATCAGCTCCTACTGCAAGGGCAAGGGCTGGCAGCGCATTGAGGACAGCCGGCGGGAGGACTACAAGCTGAAGTGGTGCGAGGTCAAGTGCAGAGACAGCTACTACAGCTTCCGGGAag GCGAACAGCTGCTCTACCAGCTCCCCAACAACAAGCTCCTCACCACCAAGATTGGGCTGCTCAGTGCCCTGAGGGAGTACTCGAGGGTCGTGAGCAGGACCCACAAGACATCACCGTGTGCCCAGGCCAA ATCCAGAAAGGACACAACCTCCGCCCTTGAGGAGCTCACGTGGACCAGCCCAGGATGCTTTGGGCCACAGAG AGTCctgaaaatggaagaatttttcCCAGAGACCTACCGTCTGGACATCAGGGACGAGAGAGAGGCTTTCTTCACTCTCTTTGATG AAAATCAGACGTGGATCTGCAAGCCCACGGCCTCCAACCAGGGCAAAGGCATCTTCCTGCTCAGGAACCAGGAGGAAGTCGCCGCCCTGCAAGTCAAGACCCAGAGCATCGAGGACGACCCCATCTACCGCAAGATGCCGTTCCGGGCGCCTCAGGCGCGGGTCGTGCAGAG GTACATCCAGAACCCACTGCTACTGGATGGGAAGAAGTTTGACGTGCGTTCCTACCTGCTCATCGCCTGTGCCACGCCGTACATGGTCTTCTTTGGTCACGGCTATGCCCGCCTCACTCTCAGCCTTTATGACCCCCATTCCAGCGACCTCAGTGGCCACTTGACCAACCAG TTCATGCAGAAGAAGAGCCCCCTGTACATGCTGCTCAAGGAGGACACGGTATGGAGCATGGACCACCTCAACCGCTACATCAACGACAAATTCCGGAAGACCAAGGGACTCCCTAGGGACTGGGTCTTTACTACCTTTACG AAGCGGATGCAGCAGATCATGGCTCACTGCTTCCAGGCTGTCAAGTCCAAGCTCCAATGCAAGCTGGGCTACTTCGACCTCATTGGCTGTGACTTCTTGATCGACGAAAACTTCAAG GTGTGGCTGCTGGAGATGAACTCCAACCCCGCCCTGCACACCAACTGTGAAGTCCTGAAGGAGGTGATCCCGGGCGTGGTCACGGAAACCCTGG ACCTGGCGCTCGAGACCTTCCAGAAGAGCCTGCGCGGCCAGAAGATGCTGCCTCTGCTGTCCCAGCGCCACTTCGTGCTCCTGCACGACGGCGAGGCCGACCTCTGGCCGCGCCCCGGCGGCTCCCGAGGCGCCCTGCGCCCGCCGCCCCCGCTCCGCGCCGCCCCGCGGCCAGGCGCGCGCACGCCCGCACCACCCCGGGGACCCGGCGGCGCGCACGCGCGGCCCCGACCCCCGGGCCGCGGCCCCGAAGGCAGCACCCAGAGCCGGGAGCCCGGGGCCGAGCGGCCGCGAGAGGGAGCGGGGGGCCCGGCGCGGGAGCCGTCCCCAGGGCTGGCGGAGGAGGAGCGCAAGAACGCGGGCCATCGCGGCTCCTAG
- the TTLL10 gene encoding inactive polyglycylase TTLL10 isoform X6 codes for MSPLCRGPTPPAPQRSPGPAFHPVPGCRFLPVFLPDQGKPRLEQTGCRDDPASTGHQAPRSPQRQEPATSRGPSPGPREAPLPEARTEDCPKDPRQQEEGQVVQDCRGPAEPHPGARLGPQKTDGEQPRGAAPAPAKPVGPRCRISSYCKGKGWQRIEDSRREDYKLKWCEVKCRDSYYSFREGEQLLYQLPNNKLLTTKIGLLSALREYSRVVSRTHKTSPCAQAKSRKDTTSALEELTWTSPGCFGPQRVLKMEEFFPETYRLDIRDEREAFFTLFDENQTWICKPTASNQGKGIFLLRNQEEVAALQVKTQSIEDDPIYRKMPFRAPQARVVQRYIQNPLLLDGKKFDVRSYLLIACATPYMVFFGHGYARLTLSLYDPHSSDLSGHLTNQFMQKKSPLYMLLKEDTVWSMDHLNRYINDKFRKTKGLPRDWVFTTFTKRMQQIMAHCFQAVKSKLQCKLGYFDLIGCDFLIDENFKVWLLEMNSNPALHTNCEVLKEVIPGVVTETLDLALETFQKSLRGQKMLPLLSQRHFVLLHDGEADLWPRPGGSRGALRPPPPLRAAPRPGARTPAPPRGPGGAHARPRPPGRGPEGSTQSREPGAERPREGAGGPAREPSPGLAEEERKNAGHRGS; via the exons ATGAGCCCCCTCTGCAGAGGGCCCACCCCCCCAGCACCACAGC GTTCGCCAGGGCCTGCCTTCCATCCTGTACCGGGGTGCCGCTTCCTGCCAGTCTTTTTACCTGACCAg GGAAAGCCTCGCCTGGAACAAACAGGATGCCGAGATGACCCTGCCTCCACAGGGCACCAGGCCCCACGGTCACCGCAGAGACAGGAGCCAGCCACAAGCAGAGGCCCAAGTCCAGGACCCCGGGAGGCACCCCTCCCTGAGGCTAGGACCGAGGACTGCCCAAAG GACCCACGTCAGCAGGAAGAGGGGCAAGTGGTCCAGGATTGCAGGGGTCCGGCGGAGCCACACCCGGGTGCCAG GCTGGGCCCACAAAAGACCGATGGGGAGCAGCCAAGAGGAGCAGCCCCTGCACCGGCCAAGCCAGTCGGGCCAAGATGCAG AATCAGCTCCTACTGCAAGGGCAAGGGCTGGCAGCGCATTGAGGACAGCCGGCGGGAGGACTACAAGCTGAAGTGGTGCGAGGTCAAGTGCAGAGACAGCTACTACAGCTTCCGGGAag GCGAACAGCTGCTCTACCAGCTCCCCAACAACAAGCTCCTCACCACCAAGATTGGGCTGCTCAGTGCCCTGAGGGAGTACTCGAGGGTCGTGAGCAGGACCCACAAGACATCACCGTGTGCCCAGGCCAA ATCCAGAAAGGACACAACCTCCGCCCTTGAGGAGCTCACGTGGACCAGCCCAGGATGCTTTGGGCCACAGAG AGTCctgaaaatggaagaatttttcCCAGAGACCTACCGTCTGGACATCAGGGACGAGAGAGAGGCTTTCTTCACTCTCTTTGATG AAAATCAGACGTGGATCTGCAAGCCCACGGCCTCCAACCAGGGCAAAGGCATCTTCCTGCTCAGGAACCAGGAGGAAGTCGCCGCCCTGCAAGTCAAGACCCAGAGCATCGAGGACGACCCCATCTACCGCAAGATGCCGTTCCGGGCGCCTCAGGCGCGGGTCGTGCAGAG GTACATCCAGAACCCACTGCTACTGGATGGGAAGAAGTTTGACGTGCGTTCCTACCTGCTCATCGCCTGTGCCACGCCGTACATGGTCTTCTTTGGTCACGGCTATGCCCGCCTCACTCTCAGCCTTTATGACCCCCATTCCAGCGACCTCAGTGGCCACTTGACCAACCAG TTCATGCAGAAGAAGAGCCCCCTGTACATGCTGCTCAAGGAGGACACGGTATGGAGCATGGACCACCTCAACCGCTACATCAACGACAAATTCCGGAAGACCAAGGGACTCCCTAGGGACTGGGTCTTTACTACCTTTACG AAGCGGATGCAGCAGATCATGGCTCACTGCTTCCAGGCTGTCAAGTCCAAGCTCCAATGCAAGCTGGGCTACTTCGACCTCATTGGCTGTGACTTCTTGATCGACGAAAACTTCAAG GTGTGGCTGCTGGAGATGAACTCCAACCCCGCCCTGCACACCAACTGTGAAGTCCTGAAGGAGGTGATCCCGGGCGTGGTCACGGAAACCCTGG ACCTGGCGCTCGAGACCTTCCAGAAGAGCCTGCGCGGCCAGAAGATGCTGCCTCTGCTGTCCCAGCGCCACTTCGTGCTCCTGCACGACGGCGAGGCCGACCTCTGGCCGCGCCCCGGCGGCTCCCGAGGCGCCCTGCGCCCGCCGCCCCCGCTCCGCGCCGCCCCGCGGCCAGGCGCGCGCACGCCCGCACCACCCCGGGGACCCGGCGGCGCGCACGCGCGGCCCCGACCCCCGGGCCGCGGCCCCGAAGGCAGCACCCAGAGCCGGGAGCCCGGGGCCGAGCGGCCGCGAGAGGGAGCGGGGGGCCCGGCGCGGGAGCCGTCCCCAGGGCTGGCGGAGGAGGAGCGCAAGAACGCGGGCCATCGCGGCTCCTAG